In the genome of Nocardioides marmoribigeumensis, one region contains:
- a CDS encoding MFS transporter, producing MTSTGVDRTQRVLLGLAAVAVMFAAADTYVVVLALPDMMASAGLSADELQRAAPIISGFLLGYVAVLPLIGRVADLRGRVPVLVGCLVLFAVGSLVTAVAYDLPSMVTGRVLQGVGGGGLLPATLALVADLYPPRERGVPLGIVGGIQELGNVLGPLYGALVLSVGSWRGIFWLNLAVALVLAAVVRSRGPRTSTTGTPDPVGVGLALLGLGCLVLVMAPPDRLATDVTWGLAVVPLVGESRWLSPLALATVALAVLFVARLLTARRPLVDLGSWRGTLREVDVWGSLLLAVALGAVILAFATSDPQVQVFSPAGPYLLLLGAAAGAGFWWRNRRAEHPLVPRGAIARTPAWGAMVVSFFVGAALIAALVDIPVFARVTVYNDSQLLAALVLVRFLVGLPLGALAGGLLTHRFPAGPVTAVGMAASAYGFWAMSRWSFDALEGPWATVPLLLAGFGVGLAMAPTNASLLATTTESSHGVSSALLVVSRSVGKLVGLSVLTSVGLRAYYAGQTGLPAPMDVCGEGVSRCTAYSRLLQDAGLVQLHTIFLGAMVCSVVAGLVALVVFRGADTQHVQAAAFEGATG from the coding sequence GTGACGTCGACCGGCGTCGACCGCACCCAGCGGGTCCTGCTCGGTCTCGCCGCCGTCGCGGTGATGTTCGCCGCCGCGGACACCTACGTCGTCGTGCTGGCCCTGCCGGACATGATGGCCTCGGCCGGGCTGTCGGCCGACGAGCTGCAGCGTGCGGCCCCGATCATCTCCGGCTTCCTGCTCGGCTACGTCGCCGTGCTCCCCCTCATCGGCCGCGTCGCCGACCTCCGCGGACGGGTGCCGGTGCTGGTGGGCTGCCTGGTCCTCTTCGCGGTCGGATCGCTGGTGACCGCCGTCGCCTACGACCTGCCCTCGATGGTGACCGGCCGCGTGCTTCAGGGGGTCGGCGGCGGCGGGCTGCTCCCGGCCACGCTGGCCCTGGTGGCCGACCTCTACCCGCCGCGCGAGCGGGGCGTGCCGCTCGGGATCGTCGGCGGCATCCAGGAGCTGGGCAACGTCCTCGGTCCCCTCTACGGCGCGCTGGTGCTCAGCGTCGGCTCGTGGCGCGGCATCTTCTGGCTCAACCTCGCGGTGGCGCTGGTGCTCGCCGCGGTGGTCCGCAGCCGCGGTCCGCGCACGAGCACCACCGGCACGCCCGACCCGGTCGGGGTCGGCCTCGCCCTGCTGGGCCTGGGCTGCCTCGTGCTCGTCATGGCCCCGCCCGACCGGCTGGCCACCGACGTGACGTGGGGGCTGGCCGTCGTACCCCTGGTCGGGGAGTCGCGCTGGCTCTCGCCGCTCGCGCTTGCCACCGTCGCGCTCGCGGTGCTCTTCGTCGCGCGGCTCCTCACCGCCCGCCGCCCGCTGGTCGACCTCGGCTCCTGGCGCGGCACCCTGCGCGAGGTCGACGTCTGGGGCTCCCTCCTGCTCGCCGTCGCCCTCGGCGCAGTGATCCTCGCCTTCGCCACCTCCGACCCGCAGGTGCAGGTGTTCTCCCCCGCCGGCCCCTACCTGCTCCTCCTCGGCGCGGCCGCCGGCGCCGGCTTCTGGTGGCGCAACCGCCGTGCCGAGCACCCGCTGGTGCCGCGGGGAGCGATCGCACGCACCCCCGCGTGGGGGGCGATGGTGGTGAGCTTCTTCGTCGGCGCGGCCCTCATCGCCGCGCTCGTCGACATCCCGGTGTTCGCCCGGGTGACCGTCTACAACGACTCCCAGCTCCTTGCCGCGCTCGTGCTGGTGCGCTTCCTCGTCGGGCTGCCGCTGGGGGCGCTCGCCGGCGGTCTGCTGACCCACCGCTTCCCCGCCGGGCCGGTGACGGCGGTGGGCATGGCCGCCTCCGCCTACGGCTTCTGGGCGATGTCGCGGTGGTCCTTCGACGCGTTGGAGGGCCCGTGGGCCACGGTGCCGCTGCTGCTCGCCGGCTTCGGCGTCGGGCTCGCGATGGCGCCGACCAACGCCTCGCTGCTGGCCACCACGACCGAGTCCTCCCACGGCGTGAGCAGCGCGCTGCTCGTCGTCTCCCGCAGCGTGGGCAAGCTGGTCGGCCTCAGCGTGCTCACCAGCGTCGGGCTGCGCGCCTACTACGCCGGCCAGACCGGCCTGCCCGCACCCATGGACGTGTGCGGCGAGGGGGTCAGCCGGTGCACGGCCTACTCCCGCCTGCTCCAGGACGCCGGCCTGGTGCAGCTGCACACGATCTTCCTCGGCGCGATGGTGTGCTCCGTCGTCGCGGGACTCGTCGCGCTCGTGGTCTTCCGCGGTGCCGACACCCAGCACGTGCAGGCCGCGGCGTTCGAGGGTGCGACCGGGTGA